One Carassius gibelio isolate Cgi1373 ecotype wild population from Czech Republic chromosome A7, carGib1.2-hapl.c, whole genome shotgun sequence DNA window includes the following coding sequences:
- the LOC128017790 gene encoding serine/threonine-protein kinase Nek1-like isoform X2, translating to MARYHSTPAGVIEVLKEQGYTIEKELSRGASGIVFLVKDTEGDPYVIKQMNSRDEEELDAVRKEVEILKELSFGYIVTYVNSFEDDAGRIYIVMEYCEGGDLSKVMETHQGESFFEEQQILDWLVQICLALRYLHEKNILHRDIKPQNIFLTEDGYINLGDFGCSKVLERADEYANSVVGAKLYFSPEVCQRRYNSKSEVRRLFLLVLF from the exons ATGGCTCGGTATCACAGCACTCCTGCTGGAGTAATCG AAGTGCTAAAAGAACAAGGATACACCATAGAGAAAGAACTTAGCCGAGGGGCTTCAGGAATAGTGTTTCTGGTGAAAGACACAGAAGGAGACCCTTATGTGATCAAACAGATGAATTCCAGAGAT gAGGAGGAGCTGGATGCAGTCAGAAAGGAAGTTGAAATCCTGAAAGAGCTCAGCTTTGGATATATTGTTACTTATGTGAATTCATTTGAAG atgatgCGGGACGCATTTATATTGTGATGGAGTACTGTGAAGGAGGAGATCTTTCAAAAGTCATGGAAACACATCAAGGAGAAAGTTTTTTTGAAGAACAACAG ATTCTTGACTGGCTTGTTCAGATTTGTCTGGCTTTGCGTTATCTCCATGAGAAGAACATTCTTCACAGAGATATTAAACCTCAG AATATCTTCCTGACTGAAGATGGTTACATCAATCTGGGAGATTTTGGATGCTCAAAAGTATTGGAAag AGCTGATGAATATGCTAATTCAGTTGTGGGTGCAAAGCTCTATTTCAGCCCAGAAGTTTGTCAGAGGAGATATAATTCCAAGAG TGAAGTCAGAAGATTGTTCCTACTTGTGCTGTTTTAA